The following proteins are encoded in a genomic region of Corylus avellana chromosome ca4, CavTom2PMs-1.0:
- the LOC132178502 gene encoding adagio protein 3, whose protein sequence is MAMAKERREEKEVRNSGKRLKCAREEELVAFEKEEEENEEEELEEEEEESGLPLKPGLFYPMTPTSFVVSDALDPDFPIIYVNKVFELFTGYRADEVLGRNCRFLQYRDPHAQRRHPMVDPVVVSEIVRCLEEGVAFQGELLNFRKDGTPMVNRLRLAPIHDDDGTITHVIGIQVFSEAKIDLNHVSYPVFKETCNQQFDQSGKYSVTSRESPFCQDQELCGILQLSDEVLAHNILSRLTPRDVASIGSVCRRIRQLTKNEHVRKMVCQNAWGREVTGTLELMTKKLGWGRLARELTTLEAVCWRKLTVGGAVEPSRCNFSACAAGNRLVLFGGEGIDMQPMDDTFVLNLDAASPEWRRMSVKSSPPGRWGHTLSCVNDSWLVVFGGCGRQGLLNDVFVLDLDAKQPTWREVSGGTPPLPRSWHSSCIIEGSKLVVSGGCTDAGVLLSDTFLLDLTTDKPMWREIPTSWAPPSRLGHSLSVYGKTKILMFGGLAKSGNLRLRSGEAYSIDLEDEEPQWRQLECSAFTGIGSQSAVVPPPRLDHVAVSMPCGRIIIFGGSIAGLHSPSQLFLLDPSEEKPSWRILNVPGQPPKFAWGHSTCVVGGTRVLVLGGHTGEEWILNELHELCLASRQDSDL, encoded by the exons ATGGCCATGGCAAAGGAGCGACGAGAAGAGAAGGAGGTTCGGAACTCAGGGAAGAGACTGAAATGCGCCAGGGAAGAAGAGCTTGTGGCCTtcgaaaaagaagaagaagaaaacgaagaagaagagctggaagaggaggaggaggaaagcGGGCTTCCTCTGAAGCCAGGGCTCTTCTATCCCATGACACCCACGTCTTTCGTTGTCTCCGATGCTCTGGATCCCGATTTTCCAATCATTTACGTCAACAAAGTCTTCGAGCTCTTCACCGGCTACCGGGCCGACGAGGTCCTCGGCCGGAACTG TCGATTTTTGCAATATCGGGATCCTCATGCTCAACGGCGGCACCCTATGGTAGATCCTGTTGTTGTTTCTGAGATTGTAAGATGTCTCGAGGAAGGTGTTGCATTCCAAGGTGAGCTCCTCAATTTCAGGAAGGATGGCACTCCTATGGTAAACAGGCTAAGACTTGCACCTATACATGATGACGATGGAACTATCACACATGTAATTGGTATTCAAGTCTTTTCTGAAGCGAAAATAGATCTGAACCATGTATCATATCCAGTTTTCAAAGAGACTTGCAATCAGCAGTTTGATCAGTCAGGTAAATATTCTGTAACGAGCAGAGAATCACCATTCTGCCAGGATCAAGAATTATGTGGAATTCTTCAGCTCTCAGATGAAGTCTTGGCTCACAACATTTTATCGCGCTTGACACCAAGGGATGTGGCATCCATTGGATCTGTTTGCAGAAGGATTCGTCAATTGACCAAGAATGAACATGTGAGGAAGATGGTATGTCAAAATGCATGGGGAAGAGAAGTCACAGGTACATTGGAACTGATGACTAAGAAGTTAGGGTGGGGGCGTCTAGCCAGGGAACTGACTACTCTTGAGGCTGTTTGCTGGAGAAAATTGACAGTTGGGGGTGCAGTGGAGCCTTCACGATGCAATTTCAGTGCTTGTGCAGCAGGTAATCGACTTGTATTGTTTGGAGGGGAAGGAATTGATATGCAGCCAATGGATGACACGTTTGTTCTCAATCTTGATGCTGCAAGTCCAGAATGGCGTAGGATGAGTGTGAAATCATCCCCACCAGGGCGCTGGGGCCACACTCTCTCATGCGTAAATGATTCTTGGCTAGTGGTTTTTGGAGGGTGTGGGCGGCAAGGGTTGCTCAATGATGTTTTTGTTCTTGACTTGGATGCCAAACAGCCAACATGGAGAGAAGTCTCTGGTGGAACTCCGCCGCTCCCTAGATCTTGGCATAGCTCTTGCATAATAGAAGGTTCTAAATTGGTTGTCTCAGGTGGTTGCACAGATGCAGGGGTACTACTTAGTGACACATTCTTGTTGGATCTCACTACAGACAAACCAATGTGGAGAGAGATTCCAACGTCATGGGCTCCTCCCTCAAGGTTGGGGCATTCTCTTTCAGTTTATGGAAAGACCAAAATTCTTATGTTTGGTGGGCTTGCCAAGAGTGGCAACTTACGGTTGCGATCAGGTGAGGCATACAGTATTGATTTAGAAGATGAAGAGCCTCAGTGGAGGCAACTTGAGTGTAGTGCATTCACTGGCATAGGCAGCCAGAGTGCTGTGGTTCCTCCTCCTAGACTTGATCATGTTGCTGTCAGCATGCCTTGCGGGAGGATTATCATTTTTGGTGGTTCAATTGCTGGGCTTCATTCTCCTTCACAGCTCTTCCTTTTGGATCCTTCTGAAGAGAAACCATCATGGAGGATACTCAATGTTCCTGGACAACCACCTAAATTTGCTTGGGGTCATAGCACTTGTGTGGTTGGAGGGACTAGGGTTCTAGTGTTGGGTGGGCATACCGGGGAGGAATGGATACTTAATGAATTGCATGAGTTGTGTTTAGCAAGCAGACAGGACTCAGACTTGTAG